Proteins co-encoded in one Thamnophis elegans isolate rThaEle1 chromosome 1, rThaEle1.pri, whole genome shotgun sequence genomic window:
- the ATG9A gene encoding autophagy-related protein 9A — protein sequence MAHFDTEYQRLEASYNDSPPGEENLMVHVPEGSKSPWHHIENLDLFFSRVYNLHQKNGFTCMLISEIFELMQFIFVVAFTTFLVSCVDYDILFANKLVNHSQHSSDPVKVTLPDAFLPPNECSARIQANGFLLSILVIAGVFWIHRLIKFIYNICCYWEIHSFYVNALKIPMSNLPYYTWQEVQARIIQIQKEHQICIHKKELTELDIYHRILRFKNYMVAIVNKSLLPVRFHLPLLGDTVFYTRGLKYNFELIFFWGPGSLFENEWSLKAEYKRGSNRMELADKLGTRILWIGIANFLLCPLILIWQILYAFFSYTEILKREPGSLGARCWSLYGRCYLRHFNELDHELHSRLSKGYKPASKYMNCFISPLFTIVAKNVAFFAGSILAVLIALTIYDEDVLAVEHVLTTVTILGVAVTVCRSFIPDQHLVFCPEQLLRVILAHIHYMPDHWQGNAHRYETRDEFAQLFQYKAVFILEELLSPIVTPLILIFCLRPKALEIIDFFRNFTVEVVGVGDTCSFAQMDVRQHGHPAWMSAGKTEASIYQQAEDGKTELSLMHFAITNPHWQPPRESTAFIGLLKERVHRDSSLALAQQAVLPDNALFTSIQSLQSESEPHSLIANVIAGSSALGYQTIRDAQTSRHLSAVSEVASALRSFSPLQSTQTIHGSSHADGAQLRGHGIMTSSGVDARTASSGSSAWEGQLQSLILSEYASTEMSLHALYMHELHKQHAQLDLERHLWHRQESDESGESAQEDPEAQRNTPSSTMPRSASYPFASPRQVGDEASALQAGFQRRYGGVSDPGPVNRAPSHFARLPLGGWAEDGQAARHPEPVPEESSEDELPPQLHKV from the exons ATGGCTCATTTTGATACTGAGTATCAGCGATTGGAGGCCTCATATAATGACTCTCCCCCTGGAGAAGAAAATCTGATGGTCCATGTCCCTGAGGGCAGCAAAT CTCCCTGGCATCACATTGAAAATCTGGATCTTTTTTTCTCTCGA GTCTATAACCTGCACCAGAAGAATGGCTTCACATGCATGCTTATCAGTGAGATCTTTGAGTTAAT GCAGTTCATCTTTGTTGTGGCCTTTACTACATTCCTTGTCAGCTGTGTTGACTATGATATTCTCTTTGCCAACAAACTGGTGAATCACAGTCAGCATTCCAGTGACCCAGTCAAGGTGACTCTGCCAGATGCTTTCCTGCCTCCCAATGAGTGCAGTGCCAG AATCCAGGCCAATGGATTTCTTCTCTCCATCCTAGTGATTGCAGGGGTCTTTTGGATTCACCGGCTGATTAAATTCATTTACAACATTTGCTGCTACTGGGAAATACATTCTTTTTATGTGAATGCGCTCAAGATTCCCATG TCCAATTTGCCCTACTATACCTGGCAGGAGGTACAAGCACGGATTATACAAATCCAAAAGGAGCACCAGATCTGCATTCATAAGAAGGAGCTGACAGAACTGGACATCTACCACCGCATCTTGCGCTTCAAGAACTACATGGTAGCCATAGTGAACAAGTCACTCCTGCCTGTGCGCTTCCATCTTCCCCTCCTGGGAGATACTGTCTTCTATACCCGTGGTCTCAAGTACAACTTTGAACTCATTTTCTTTTGGGGCCCTGGCTCACTCTTTGAGAACGAATGGAGTCTGAAGGCTGAGTACAAGCGTGGTAGCAATCGCATGGAGCTGGCTGACAAACTGGGCACCCGTATCTTATGGATTGGCATTGCTAATTTTCTCCTTTGTCCACTTATACTTATATGGCAGATTCTTTATGCTTTCTTCAGTTACACTGAAATTCTCAAGAGAGAACCAGGCAGCCTGGGTGCCCGTTGCTGGTCTCTTTATGGCCGCTGCTACCTGCGACATTTTAATGAGCTTGACCATGAGTTGCACTCGAGACTCAGCAAAGGCTATAAGCCAGCTTCCAAGTACATGAACTGTTTCATTTCTCCCCTGTTTACTATTGTGGCGAAGAACGTGGCCTTCTTTGCTGGTTCTATCCTTGCTGTCCTCATTGCCCTCACAATTTATGATGAAGATGTACTAGCTGTAGAACATGTTCTCACAACTGTCACCATCCTGGGAGTGGCTGTCACTGTCTGTAG GTCCTTCATTCCCGACCAACACCTGGTTTTCTGCCCAGAACAGCTGCTTCGAGTGATTCTGGCACACATTCATTACATGCCTGATCACTGGCAAGGAAATGCCCATCGTTATGAAACCAGAGATGAATTCGCTCAACTCTTCCAGTACAAGGCG GTGTTCATTCTGGAAGAGCTGCTTAGTCCCATTGTGACGCCCTTGATTCTCATTTTCTGTCTGAGGCCCAAAGCTTTGGAGATCATCGACTTCTTCCGCAACTTTACAGTGGAGGTGGTGGGTGTGGGAGACACTTGCTCCTTTGCCCAAATGGATGTGCGCCAGCATGGGCATCCTGCA TGGATGTCAGCTGGGAAGACAGAAGCCTCCATTTATCAGCAGGCTGAGGATGGCAAGACAGAGCTGTCCCTCATGCATTTTGCCATCACCAATCCACACTGGCAACCGCCTCGGGAGAGCACAGCTTTCATTGGCTTGCTAAAGGAGCGGGTGCACCGTGATAGCAGCCTGGCATTGGCCCAGCAGGCTGTCTTGCCTGACAATGCCCTGTTCACCTCTATCCAGTCACTACAGTCTGAATCTGAG CCACACAGTCTGATTGCCAACGTGATTGCTGGCTCCTCGGCACTTGGTTACCAGACAATTCGTGATGCACAGACTTCAAGGCATCTGTCTGCTGTCTCTGAGGTGGCATCTGCTTTGCGTTCCTTCTCCCCTCTTCAGTCTACCCAGACAATACATGGTAGTTCCCATGCTGATGGTGCCCAGCTTCGGGGACATGGTATAATGACAAGCTCGGG GGTGGATGCCAGGACAGCAAGCTCTGGAAGTAGTGCTTGGGAAGGTCAGCTCCAGAGCCTAATTCTTTCAGAATATGCCTCTACTGAGATGAGCCTGCATGCTCTCTATATGCATGAG CTACACAAGCAGCATGCCCAGTTGGACCTTGAACGACACTTGTGGCACCGGCAGGAGAGTGATGAGAGTGGTGAGAGTGCCCAGGAAGACCCAGAGGCCCAGAGGAACACCCCTAGCAGCACCATGCCTCGCTCAGCCAGCTATCCTTTTGCCTCCCCACGCCAAGTTGGTGATGAGGCATCTGCTCTACAGGCAGGCTTCCAGCGCCGTTATGGTGGTGTCTCGG ATCCTGGTCCAGTGAATAGGGCTCCATCACACTTTGCTCGGCTGCCACTTGGGGGCTGGGCAGAAGATGGCCAAGCTGCTCGACACCCAGAGCCAGTCCCGGAAGAGAGCTCAGAAGATGAGTTGCCACCTCAGCTACACAAG GTGTAA